A window from Peromyscus leucopus breed LL Stock chromosome 8a, UCI_PerLeu_2.1, whole genome shotgun sequence encodes these proteins:
- the Taar1 gene encoding trace amine-associated receptor 1: MHLCRDINISQMNSNWSRGVRASLYTLMSLIILATLVGNMIVIISISHFKQLHTPTNWLLHSMATVDFLLGCLVMPYSMVRTVEHCWYFGEVFCKVHTSTDIMLSSASIFHLSFISIDRYYAVCDPLRYKAKINTLTVFVMILIGWSVPAVFAFGMIFLELNFKGVEELYHKQVDCLGGCSAFFSKVPGVLAFMTSFYIPGSVMLFVYYRIYFIAKGQARSINGTNLQIGLEEKHRMPQNKETKAAKTLGIMMGVFLICWCPFFFCMVLDPFLGYPIPPTLNDALTWLGYLNSAFNPMVYAFFYPWFRRALKMIIFGKIFQKDSSRSKLFL, encoded by the coding sequence ATGCATCTTTGCCGCGATATTAATATTTCCCAAATGAACAGCAACTGGTCAAGGGGTGTCCGTGCTTCCCTGTATACCTTGATGTCACTCATAATTCTGGCCACTCTGGTTGGCAATATGATAGTAATAATTTCTATATCCCATTTCAAGCAACTTCATACACCCACGAATTGGCTCCTTCATTCCATGGCCACTGTGGACTTCCTGCTGGGCTGCCTGGTGATGCCTTACAGCATGGTGAGAACAGTTGAGCACTGTTGGTATTTTGGAGAAGTTTTCTGTAAAGTTCACACCAGCACCGATATTATGCTGAGCTCAGCATCCATTTTCCACCTATCCTTCATTTCCATCGACCGCTACTATGCTGTGTGTGACCCGTTGAGATACAAAGCCAAGATCAATACCTTGACTGTTTTTGTGATGATCCTCATTGGTTGGAGTGTTCCTGCTGTTTTTGCCTTTGGAATGATCTTCCTGGAGCTGAACTTCAAGGGAGTTGAAGAACTGTATCATAAACAGGTTGACTGCCTGGGCGGCTGTTCTGCATTCTTTAGCAAAGTACCTGGGGTACTGGCCTTCATGACTTCTTTCTATATACCTGGATCTGTCATGTTATTTGTTTactatagaatatattttatagctAAAGGACAAGCAAGGTCAATTAATGGCACAAATCTTCAAATTGGATTGGAAGAGAAACACAGAAtgccacaaaacaaagaaacaaaagccgcCAAGACCTTAGGGATTATGATGGGTGTTTTCCTCATCTGCTGGTGCCCTTTCTTTTTCTGCATGGTCCTGGACCCTTTCCTGGGCTATCCCATCCCACCCACTTTGAATGATGCACTGACTTGGCTTGGGTACCTGAATTCTGCCTTCAACCCAATGGTTTATGCCTTTTTCTATCCCTGGTTCAGAAGAGCATTGAAGATGATTATCTTTGGCAAAATTTTCCAGAAAGATTCATCTAGGTCTAAGTTATTTTTGTAG